In Candidatus Sedimenticola sp. (ex Thyasira tokunagai), the following proteins share a genomic window:
- a CDS encoding cation diffusion facilitator family transporter → MAHGSTKAVITAIISNSIVTVIKFIAATVSGSAAMMNEAVHSLMDTLNQSFLFLGLREGDRPADSAYAFGHGQKKYLWNLWSAIGLFSIGAGLGLSHAWHSWHNMGHAEEAAPLQLLGLSIDPLTLNLLVLAIAFVLEGYSFLVALKEFLAAMKRSGHSNPFGYLLKSDDPTLVAVVLEDAVAMIGLAFAALGIGLSAVTGNPAWDILFSAAIAVMLGLIAFYLGYTNMRFLVDMRDNKAESTFMKVVDEHNEVERYHDLRSIIIDENNTVLVAEIELSE, encoded by the coding sequence ATGGCCCACGGCTCCACCAAGGCGGTGATTACCGCCATTATCTCCAACAGCATCGTTACAGTAATCAAGTTTATCGCCGCCACAGTCAGTGGCTCGGCTGCAATGATGAACGAGGCAGTCCACTCTTTGATGGATACCCTCAACCAGAGCTTTCTGTTTCTAGGGTTACGTGAAGGCGACCGCCCTGCCGACAGCGCCTACGCCTTTGGCCATGGGCAGAAGAAGTATCTGTGGAACCTCTGGAGCGCCATTGGGCTCTTCTCAATTGGCGCAGGCCTTGGCCTCTCCCACGCCTGGCACTCATGGCACAATATGGGGCACGCCGAAGAGGCCGCACCACTACAGCTGCTTGGCCTCTCCATCGATCCACTGACTCTTAACCTGCTGGTGCTGGCTATCGCCTTTGTTCTTGAGGGCTACTCGTTTCTGGTAGCTCTGAAGGAGTTCCTGGCGGCGATGAAGCGTAGCGGCCATAGCAACCCCTTCGGTTACCTGCTGAAGTCTGATGATCCCACCCTGGTGGCTGTGGTGTTGGAAGACGCCGTCGCCATGATCGGCCTAGCCTTTGCCGCATTGGGTATCGGTCTCTCGGCTGTCACCGGCAATCCCGCCTGGGATATTCTCTTCTCCGCCGCTATCGCGGTTATGCTTGGTCTGATCGCCTTCTATCTCGGCTATACCAACATGCGTTTTCTAGTCGATATGCGCGACAATAAAGCGGAGAGCACCTTCATGAAGGTGGTCGATGAACACAATGAGGTGGAACGCTACCACGACCTGCGCTCCATTATCATTGATGAAAACAATACAGTGCTTGTTGCCGAAATTGAGCTGAGTGAATAG